Proteins encoded together in one Thermococcus barophilus MP window:
- a CDS encoding type II secretion system F family protein gives MVRVQITPYLVKITEKVIPKKLLKKYDLLLYSAGIAFRASEYLLMSFLISIIIGTVLSMLNSIYGVVAFIVTLISTIWVYPYWRIVKRIEDMEQMLPDAFFYLASSLRAGISFSEALEELTTAKFGALTEEFRKTVAEIKKGRPTVEALKAFALRNKKSPVIYRSMMIIIEALERGAPMADVLVSVGNDVREILRIKKERKASTGMQTMFFIIASGFVGPLILGVVSQVIAGLSGVGGSVILPISSIKNILLIFVALQAIISGIGIGVIREGKFLGGLKYSAVLAVVGVIVFNLAGSINLGI, from the coding sequence ATGGTCAGAGTTCAAATTACCCCTTATCTTGTTAAAATTACAGAAAAAGTTATCCCCAAGAAGCTCTTAAAAAAATATGACTTGCTTTTGTATTCTGCGGGAATAGCTTTTAGAGCAAGTGAATATCTGTTGATGTCGTTCCTTATATCTATAATTATCGGGACAGTATTGTCAATGCTTAACTCCATTTATGGGGTTGTAGCTTTTATTGTAACGCTGATTAGCACAATTTGGGTATATCCCTATTGGAGAATCGTCAAAAGGATTGAGGACATGGAGCAGATGCTTCCTGATGCTTTCTTCTATTTAGCAAGTTCTCTTAGAGCTGGCATCTCATTCTCAGAAGCATTGGAAGAGCTCACTACAGCAAAGTTCGGAGCATTAACTGAAGAGTTTAGAAAAACAGTTGCAGAAATCAAAAAAGGCAGACCAACTGTGGAAGCATTAAAAGCGTTTGCCCTAAGGAACAAAAAATCTCCAGTGATATACAGGTCAATGATGATTATAATTGAAGCACTCGAAAGGGGTGCACCAATGGCTGATGTTCTCGTTTCAGTTGGTAATGACGTTCGTGAAATTTTAAGAATCAAAAAGGAGAGAAAAGCTTCAACTGGAATGCAGACAATGTTCTTCATAATCGCGAGTGGCTTCGTGGGTCCATTGATTCTTGGAGTTGTGTCCCAGGTGATTGCTGGATTGAGCGGTGTTGGGGGCTCAGTAATCCTGCCAATCTCATCTATAAAAAACATACTTTTGATATTTGTTGCTTTGCAAGCAATAATCTCGGGGATAGGAATTGGAGTAATAAGGGAAGGAAAGTTTTTGGGAGGCTTAAAATACAGTGCAGTGCTGGCAGTTGTGGGAGTTATAGTGTTTAACCTTGCTGGCTCTATAAATCTGGGTATTTAG
- a CDS encoding DUF4129 domain-containing protein, which produces MKRKGLALFSVLFLLMALIMSGQAKIEEIPKGSQNYYWVGLFFGIIVIAAGFIIIQILLSWQDLPTKRRNEGINQQIIVAIFAGTLMLSLPLLYMAYKAQLSPMVANNTTTQGVYVVNGSYHVTYYEKYFRNPVFQESSNVGVILYGVFGVVSATLVYLSMVFYKDLSAKRKIKKLKKEVQEFDKRLKEEGISFIGDPKDIVVKLYKNAVIWLEILGIPYRESWTHWEHAKRVRYKHDAYVELARLFEKAKYAPEKVTMEDAKRAYELYLIIKGEGHES; this is translated from the coding sequence ATGAAAAGAAAAGGCCTAGCATTGTTTTCAGTGCTGTTTCTCTTGATGGCACTTATAATGAGCGGTCAGGCCAAAATAGAGGAGATTCCAAAAGGTTCACAAAATTATTATTGGGTTGGTCTGTTTTTTGGGATCATTGTGATAGCCGCGGGCTTTATTATTATCCAAATACTTCTGAGCTGGCAGGATCTGCCTACAAAAAGGAGAAATGAGGGAATTAATCAGCAAATAATAGTTGCAATTTTTGCTGGAACGTTGATGCTCTCTCTACCTCTGCTTTATATGGCATATAAAGCTCAGCTCTCTCCGATGGTGGCAAATAATACTACAACACAAGGGGTGTATGTTGTTAACGGAAGCTATCATGTAACGTATTACGAAAAATACTTTAGAAATCCTGTTTTTCAAGAATCCTCCAATGTGGGAGTTATACTTTATGGTGTGTTTGGAGTGGTTTCTGCCACTTTGGTTTATCTTTCAATGGTATTTTATAAAGACTTAAGTGCCAAGAGAAAAATAAAGAAGCTTAAAAAGGAAGTTCAGGAGTTTGACAAAAGGCTTAAAGAAGAGGGAATTTCATTCATCGGAGATCCCAAAGATATTGTTGTTAAGCTGTACAAAAATGCTGTCATATGGCTTGAAATTTTGGGAATTCCCTACAGAGAAAGCTGGACCCACTGGGAACATGCGAAGAGAGTAAGATACAAACACGACGCTTATGTTGAGCTTGCACGACTTTTTGAAAAAGCCAAATATGCTCCAGAAAAAGTAACGATGGAAGATGCCAAAAGGGCTTATGAACTTTACCTAATAATTAAAGGTGAGGGGCATGAGAGTTAG
- a CDS encoding ASCH domain-containing protein, translating into MKWEMGLQEEYLKLIAEGKKKIEGRLYDEKRRQIKPGDIIIFEGKLKVKVKDIRVYPSFKEMLEKEGLENVLPGIKSIEEGVKIYRQFYSEEEEKKWGVVAIEIEPIRDTSPSNTQ; encoded by the coding sequence ATGAAGTGGGAAATGGGTCTTCAAGAAGAGTACCTCAAGCTGATAGCCGAAGGAAAGAAAAAAATAGAGGGTCGGTTGTATGATGAAAAGCGCAGACAAATTAAGCCAGGGGACATTATAATCTTCGAGGGAAAGCTTAAAGTCAAAGTTAAGGACATTAGGGTTTACCCTTCCTTTAAAGAGATGCTCGAAAAAGAAGGCTTGGAGAACGTTTTACCTGGGATTAAAAGCATAGAAGAAGGAGTTAAAATTTACAGACAGTTTTACAGCGAAGAAGAAGAGAAAAAATGGGGGGTTGTGGCTATTGAAATAGAACCTATCCGAGATACTTCTCCTTCAAATACTCAATGA
- a CDS encoding CpaF family protein, which translates to MQLKDKKRKHSGLSWIEEILSKDAAPLENILGETDKKKEDKSRGAAFPFGSGGGLDSILSENSTKEEKTKSPFPFLKEEKSGVKLEDILGVPEKKPVEQTFPKEGRKETPLTLQDILGAPHKRGVIPPYVGEVKVLDAYGNVRILKVKGEPVPIYELRLPELSKDEEKLLKMVRDRAVVEIQIDPESIPDIEERRRIFLKAVKNMVREMAPTLSEGRIEILTELVVQNMIGYGRLDPLVRDDNLEEIMVIGTNKPVYVWHRRFNMCKTNIVFKDDREILNIIERIAREVGRRIDQQSPLLDARLPDGSRVNATIPPISLDGPTITIRKFKKDPLTIIDLIKYGTLNTEVAALLWIFVDGLGIKPANILVAGGTGSGKTTTLNSLAMFIPPSERVISIEDTAELQLPIEHWVRLETRPPNVEGKGEITMDDLVKNTLRMRPDRIIVGEVRGPEARTMFTAMNTGHDGCMGTIHSNSARETIVRLESPPMNVPRIMIPALDIIIMQIRYHSRKKGTIRRITEIAEVSGIEGESIQLNKLYKYDPAKDELVATGVPSRFMNILAQHTGLSLTELEIEKEKRKLVLEWMIERGIRGIEEVGHYIRQFYIDSEDLLKRIERESTSAELAKKVKSFI; encoded by the coding sequence ATGCAATTGAAAGACAAAAAGAGAAAGCACTCTGGTTTGTCTTGGATAGAAGAAATCCTGAGTAAAGATGCCGCTCCTTTAGAGAATATTTTGGGAGAGACAGACAAAAAGAAGGAAGATAAATCCCGGGGAGCGGCGTTCCCATTTGGAAGTGGAGGAGGGTTAGACAGCATTCTATCTGAGAACTCCACAAAAGAAGAAAAAACAAAATCTCCATTTCCATTTTTGAAAGAAGAAAAAAGTGGGGTTAAATTGGAGGATATTCTTGGAGTTCCCGAAAAGAAGCCTGTGGAACAGACATTTCCAAAGGAGGGGAGGAAAGAAACGCCCTTAACACTTCAGGATATTTTAGGAGCGCCCCACAAGAGAGGTGTAATTCCTCCTTATGTTGGAGAGGTTAAAGTCCTGGATGCATATGGGAATGTGCGCATTCTCAAAGTTAAAGGGGAGCCAGTACCGATATATGAACTAAGGCTTCCTGAGCTTAGTAAAGATGAAGAGAAACTTCTCAAGATGGTGAGAGATAGAGCAGTTGTTGAGATTCAAATTGATCCGGAGAGCATACCAGACATAGAAGAGAGACGGAGAATTTTCCTTAAAGCCGTAAAAAATATGGTAAGGGAGATGGCTCCCACTTTATCTGAGGGGAGAATAGAGATCCTTACTGAGCTTGTTGTTCAAAATATGATAGGGTATGGCAGACTTGACCCATTGGTGAGAGATGATAATCTTGAAGAAATAATGGTTATTGGAACCAACAAGCCGGTCTATGTGTGGCACAGAAGGTTTAACATGTGTAAAACTAATATTGTATTTAAGGATGATAGGGAGATTTTAAACATAATTGAGCGTATCGCAAGGGAAGTTGGAAGAAGGATTGATCAGCAAAGTCCGCTTTTAGATGCCCGTTTGCCTGATGGAAGCAGAGTAAATGCTACTATTCCACCGATCAGCTTAGATGGCCCAACAATTACAATTAGAAAGTTTAAAAAGGATCCACTGACGATAATTGACCTTATAAAGTATGGTACACTTAATACTGAGGTTGCAGCTTTGCTTTGGATATTTGTCGATGGATTGGGCATTAAGCCCGCAAATATCCTTGTCGCTGGTGGAACTGGTTCGGGTAAAACAACAACGCTGAATTCTCTTGCAATGTTTATTCCACCGAGTGAAAGAGTCATCTCCATTGAAGACACTGCTGAACTTCAGTTGCCGATAGAACATTGGGTCAGATTGGAAACAAGACCCCCAAATGTTGAGGGAAAAGGAGAAATTACGATGGATGATCTCGTTAAGAACACGTTGCGTATGAGACCTGATAGAATCATAGTTGGTGAGGTCAGAGGGCCAGAGGCAAGAACGATGTTTACAGCCATGAACACAGGGCATGATGGTTGTATGGGCACAATTCACTCCAACTCAGCAAGAGAAACAATTGTTAGGCTTGAGAGTCCACCAATGAACGTTCCAAGAATTATGATACCTGCTTTGGATATTATCATCATGCAAATCAGGTACCATAGTAGAAAAAAGGGAACAATAAGAAGAATCACAGAAATCGCTGAAGTCTCGGGAATTGAGGGTGAGAGTATTCAGTTGAACAAGTTGTACAAGTACGATCCGGCTAAGGATGAACTTGTTGCAACGGGAGTTCCAAGCAGGTTTATGAATATTTTAGCTCAGCACACCGGACTAAGCCTCACTGAGCTTGAAATTGAAAAAGAGAAGAGAAAACTCGTGCTGGAGTGGATGATAGAGAGAGGAATAAGAGGTATTGAGGAAGTCGGACACTATATAAGACAGTTCTACATAGACTCAGAAGATCTTCTTAAGAGAATTGAGAGAGAAAGTACATCTGCTGAACTTGCAAAGAAAGTTAAGAGCTTTATTTAA
- a CDS encoding DUF2118 domain-containing protein, producing the protein MERIPQLYVESSYEECFDKEGRAKVNCIIIQGNVEVRLKKGEKIPEFIDIERAKILKKEVYDRFHFYVDKYEHKMLCDAIVVLPDRRTEIRLYKGDELMILPVEGYVSTLIAGVGNRVRKSDAFAAVTTKKGEVHYLKPPKNGVVVFIDEFTNRPHYLYYLLPED; encoded by the coding sequence ATGGAAAGGATACCTCAATTATATGTGGAGTCCTCGTATGAAGAGTGCTTTGATAAAGAGGGAAGAGCTAAAGTTAACTGCATAATCATTCAGGGAAACGTTGAAGTGAGACTCAAAAAGGGAGAGAAGATTCCAGAGTTCATAGACATAGAAAGAGCAAAAATTTTGAAAAAAGAAGTTTATGATAGATTTCACTTTTATGTTGATAAATATGAGCACAAAATGCTCTGCGATGCTATAGTTGTTTTGCCGGATAGGAGAACAGAGATTAGACTGTACAAAGGCGATGAGCTAATGATCCTGCCTGTTGAAGGTTATGTATCAACTTTAATCGCAGGCGTTGGTAATAGGGTAAGAAAAAGTGATGCATTTGCCGCTGTAACAACAAAAAAGGGTGAAGTTCACTACCTAAAGCCGCCAAAGAACGGTGTTGTGGTCTTTATAGATGAGTTCACAAATAGGCCACATTATCTCTACTATTTGCTTCCGGAGGATTAA
- a CDS encoding carbohydrate kinase family protein, protein MELDLVVIGHVSIDHIKFPRREEILQPGGAAAAVATSAALSGAKVGLVTKVGRDFPEEWLKKLSEILDIRGVYILEGRTIHIYMIYHEDGTVDAPVDMGVAQRMGEIEIPREYMSAKVFHIAPIPPEEQLKLVKRLKGKRISLDFNPTYIEDYKAKTELLKNIVKNTEIIFPNEREARMITKTEDIKEAAKVLHEWGAKIIVITKGERGVLVYDGEKFAEFKALPINEIVDPTGAGDAFAGGFLAYYAKGKSLKECVAQGLFRAREVLKKKGSWSI, encoded by the coding sequence ATGGAGTTAGATCTGGTTGTCATTGGCCATGTCTCAATAGACCATATCAAGTTTCCCAGAAGAGAAGAGATTCTGCAGCCGGGAGGAGCTGCCGCTGCCGTTGCAACCTCAGCAGCCCTAAGCGGTGCAAAAGTTGGGTTGGTTACTAAGGTTGGCAGAGATTTTCCAGAAGAGTGGTTAAAAAAGCTGAGCGAAATCTTGGATATTAGAGGAGTTTACATTCTCGAAGGGAGAACAATTCACATCTATATGATATATCATGAAGATGGAACCGTTGACGCTCCCGTTGATATGGGCGTTGCTCAAAGGATGGGTGAAATTGAAATTCCAAGGGAATACATGAGTGCCAAGGTTTTCCACATAGCACCAATCCCACCCGAAGAGCAGCTAAAATTAGTTAAACGTCTAAAGGGCAAAAGAATAAGCCTCGATTTTAATCCAACATATATAGAGGACTATAAAGCAAAAACCGAGCTTTTGAAAAATATAGTAAAAAATACAGAGATAATTTTTCCAAACGAAAGAGAAGCAAGAATGATAACAAAAACCGAGGACATCAAAGAAGCAGCGAAAGTTCTCCATGAATGGGGGGCTAAAATCATTGTGATAACGAAAGGAGAAAGAGGCGTCCTCGTCTATGATGGAGAGAAGTTTGCAGAGTTTAAGGCATTGCCCATAAACGAGATTGTTGATCCGACGGGGGCAGGCGATGCCTTTGCTGGTGGATTTTTAGCGTATTATGCAAAGGGAAAGTCATTGAAAGAATGCGTTGCTCAGGGGCTCTTTAGAGCAAGGGAAGTCCTGAAGAAAAAAGGAAGCTGGAGCATTTAG
- a CDS encoding AAA family ATPase — protein sequence MKIEEVHEKGKLILNEVGKAIVGKEEVLKLILTTILADGHILIEDLPGLAKTLMAKSFATALGVKFRRVQFTPDLLPSDILGVSVFNQKTLEFEFRKGPIFTNILLADEINRAPPKTQSALLEAMQERQVTIEGKTYYLDRPFVVIATQNPIEQEGTYPLPEAQLDRFLVRLRVGYPTKQEEIEILRRRIERKKEEVDINPIVTPEEVVEMQKAVEDVYVSDAVLEYITDIVKATRENKREIDIGASPRGSLALLKLSRAYAALEGRDYVIPDDVKKVAVPALSHRLILKRELWYTRVSQESVMQRILEKIPVPKFE from the coding sequence ATGAAGATAGAAGAAGTGCATGAGAAAGGGAAACTTATATTAAATGAAGTTGGAAAAGCAATAGTTGGCAAAGAGGAAGTTCTTAAGCTCATATTGACGACAATCCTTGCAGATGGGCACATTTTGATTGAAGATTTGCCGGGATTGGCAAAGACACTTATGGCAAAGAGCTTTGCAACAGCCTTGGGGGTTAAGTTCAGAAGAGTTCAGTTTACACCCGATTTATTGCCCTCGGACATTTTGGGTGTAAGCGTCTTCAACCAGAAAACACTGGAGTTTGAATTCCGAAAAGGCCCAATCTTCACAAACATATTATTGGCCGATGAGATTAACAGAGCTCCGCCAAAGACTCAATCTGCACTATTGGAGGCAATGCAGGAGAGACAGGTGACGATTGAGGGTAAGACATATTATTTGGACAGGCCATTTGTTGTTATTGCAACTCAGAACCCAATAGAGCAGGAGGGGACATATCCACTGCCAGAAGCTCAGCTTGACCGTTTTCTTGTCAGACTTAGAGTTGGTTATCCAACAAAGCAGGAAGAAATTGAGATACTTAGGAGAAGAATTGAGAGGAAAAAGGAGGAAGTTGACATTAATCCAATAGTGACTCCAGAAGAAGTTGTTGAGATGCAGAAAGCTGTTGAAGATGTTTATGTCAGCGACGCAGTATTGGAGTATATAACAGACATCGTAAAAGCCACAAGGGAAAACAAGAGGGAAATTGATATCGGTGCTTCCCCGAGAGGGAGCTTGGCTTTACTTAAGCTCTCGAGAGCTTACGCTGCTTTGGAGGGAAGGGACTACGTGATTCCAGACGATGTTAAGAAGGTTGCGGTGCCTGCTCTAAGCCATCGTTTGATACTGAAGAGAGAGCTCTGGTATACAAGGGTTAGTCAGGAGAGTGTTATGCAGAGAATTCTGGAGAAAATTCCAGTTCCGAAGTTTGAGTAA
- a CDS encoding FKBP-type peptidyl-prolyl cis-trans isomerase yields the protein MKVEKGDFVVFNYVGRFEDGEVFDTSYEDIAKEAGIYVEDRKYQPIGANVGVGELIPGLDEALIGMEVGEKKTITIPPELGYGMPKEELIINVPRSDFENAGIEPVKDMYVMTDSGIARIAEVGEENVTLDFNHPLAGKTLIFEVEIIDIQKAEEKQEA from the coding sequence ATGAAAGTTGAAAAAGGAGACTTTGTAGTTTTCAACTACGTTGGAAGATTTGAAGATGGGGAAGTTTTTGATACGAGTTATGAAGACATCGCTAAAGAAGCTGGCATTTATGTTGAAGATCGCAAATATCAACCAATAGGTGCCAATGTTGGAGTTGGCGAACTGATCCCCGGGCTGGATGAAGCATTAATTGGAATGGAAGTTGGGGAAAAGAAAACCATAACAATACCCCCAGAGCTTGGATACGGAATGCCCAAGGAGGAACTCATCATTAATGTTCCCCGCTCAGATTTCGAAAACGCGGGGATAGAGCCGGTTAAGGACATGTATGTCATGACAGACAGCGGGATAGCAAGAATCGCAGAGGTAGGAGAAGAAAATGTTACATTAGACTTCAACCATCCGCTTGCTGGAAAAACCTTGATCTTTGAAGTTGAAATAATCGACATCCAAAAAGCGGAAGAAAAACAGGAAGCCTAA
- a CDS encoding carboxypeptidase M32 codes for MKEVFQNEVIKQILLKYRTIWAIGHAQSVLGWDMEVNMPKEGITERSVAQGELSVLNQKLILDEKFVELVEKAEGEELNDYERGVVRVLKRSIKIAKAFPPEFVREMSEVRSKATMVWEEAKQKNDFKLFEPYLDKIIELSRKAADYLGYDEYPYDALLDLYEEGLKTRDLDPIFEKLEKELKPILDKILEEWKFPKEHPLEKEKYDIEAMKKVNLEVLKLFGYPIGTRGRLDVSPHPFTTEFGIKDVRITTRYEGFDFKRTLLAVVHEFGHALYELQQDERFMFSPIAGGVSLGIHESQSRFWENIIGRSREFAELVYPILRDNLPFISNYTPEDIYYYFNTVRPDFIRVEADEVTYNMHILLRYKLEKLMINEGLRASEVAELWNEEMERLLGIRPKTYSEGVLQDIHWAHATIGYFPTYTLGTLLSAQIRTYITKDIPDFYEKVQRGEFEPIKEWLREKVHKYGSVYPPKELLERSFGEGVNPEYFIEYLKEKYLG; via the coding sequence ATGAAAGAAGTCTTCCAAAACGAGGTTATAAAACAAATTTTGCTGAAATACAGAACAATATGGGCAATTGGACACGCTCAAAGTGTTCTCGGCTGGGATATGGAGGTAAACATGCCAAAGGAGGGCATAACTGAAAGGAGCGTTGCTCAAGGGGAACTTTCAGTGTTAAATCAGAAGCTAATCTTGGATGAAAAATTTGTTGAACTCGTTGAAAAAGCAGAAGGAGAAGAGCTTAACGATTATGAAAGGGGTGTTGTGAGGGTTCTCAAGCGCTCGATTAAGATAGCAAAGGCATTCCCTCCAGAATTTGTCAGAGAGATGAGTGAGGTTAGGAGCAAGGCAACGATGGTATGGGAAGAGGCAAAGCAAAAGAACGATTTCAAACTCTTTGAGCCTTATCTTGACAAAATCATAGAACTTTCAAGGAAAGCCGCTGACTATCTCGGCTATGATGAGTATCCATACGACGCTTTACTCGACCTGTACGAAGAAGGATTGAAGACCAGGGACTTAGACCCAATATTTGAGAAACTTGAAAAAGAACTCAAACCAATTCTCGATAAAATTCTTGAGGAATGGAAATTCCCAAAAGAGCATCCGCTTGAAAAAGAGAAGTACGATATTGAAGCAATGAAAAAGGTAAATCTCGAGGTACTCAAGCTTTTTGGTTATCCCATAGGAACAAGAGGCCGCTTAGATGTTTCGCCTCATCCGTTCACCACAGAATTTGGAATAAAAGATGTCAGAATAACAACGAGATATGAGGGTTTTGACTTTAAGAGAACTCTGCTGGCGGTAGTCCATGAATTTGGACATGCTCTCTATGAACTTCAGCAAGATGAAAGGTTCATGTTCTCCCCAATAGCAGGTGGGGTTTCTCTGGGCATTCACGAGAGCCAGAGTAGATTCTGGGAGAACATCATCGGTCGCTCAAGAGAATTTGCAGAATTAGTTTACCCAATCCTCCGGGATAATCTTCCGTTTATCTCAAACTACACTCCAGAAGACATCTATTATTACTTCAACACTGTTAGACCAGATTTCATTAGAGTTGAGGCTGATGAAGTAACTTACAACATGCACATCCTATTGAGGTACAAGCTTGAAAAGCTCATGATAAACGAAGGATTAAGGGCAAGTGAAGTTGCAGAGCTTTGGAACGAGGAGATGGAGCGCTTGTTGGGAATCAGGCCAAAAACTTACAGTGAAGGGGTTCTTCAGGATATACACTGGGCTCATGCAACAATTGGCTACTTCCCAACATACACATTGGGCACCCTTCTATCAGCCCAGATCAGGACATACATCACTAAGGACATTCCGGACTTCTATGAGAAAGTTCAGAGAGGGGAATTCGAGCCAATAAAAGAATGGCTGAGGGAAAAAGTACACAAATATGGATCAGTATATCCACCAAAAGAATTATTGGAGAGGAGCTTTGGAGAGGGCGTAAATCCAGAATACTTCATTGAGTATTTGAAGGAGAAGTATCTCGGATAG
- a CDS encoding type II secretion system F family protein, with translation MGIGKKITDIFEKIGEKTLELSEKPIRRIPQGKSIQERLQVLKKMQEEVETERKEEREKEIEELVEWREKELQKPFSERIAEAVLKYFSGPVRSLTKSLKGLEYDLYRANIRMSKDKYVALMIGVSIISSIFTFLVGVLLMLPVDVSVLLALLGFIGGFLYMRNYPRIVWKHRVAEVERAMPYVLRHLASLLSAGVGIAEAILSVANSDYGVISEEFELIIRDMRGGASFEEALTRFEERMASENVSRVVKQMLRAVKFGGNLSGILYKLAEDFSFEYRMRLVEYVQKVNGLAFVYMFISVVMPTMLVVAVLAASIMNKRLIMPIQGLAVVLLFGFPAMAFLMVVMIKRSEPR, from the coding sequence TTGGGAATTGGTAAAAAAATAACTGATATCTTCGAGAAAATTGGCGAAAAAACTCTGGAACTTAGTGAGAAGCCCATTAGACGAATTCCTCAAGGAAAAAGCATTCAAGAGAGGCTTCAGGTACTCAAGAAAATGCAGGAGGAAGTCGAAACAGAAAGAAAGGAAGAGAGGGAAAAAGAAATTGAGGAGCTTGTAGAATGGAGAGAGAAAGAACTTCAAAAGCCTTTTTCTGAAAGAATTGCAGAAGCAGTATTAAAGTATTTCAGTGGTCCAGTTAGATCCTTGACAAAGTCGTTAAAGGGATTGGAGTATGACCTGTATAGGGCCAATATTAGAATGAGTAAGGACAAATATGTGGCATTGATGATTGGAGTTAGCATCATTTCAAGTATTTTTACATTCTTAGTTGGAGTTCTCCTCATGCTCCCCGTGGATGTTTCGGTGTTATTAGCACTTCTTGGATTCATTGGTGGATTCCTCTATATGAGGAATTACCCCAGAATTGTGTGGAAACACAGGGTTGCAGAGGTAGAAAGAGCAATGCCTTATGTTCTTAGGCATTTAGCATCTTTATTAAGTGCTGGTGTCGGTATTGCAGAGGCAATATTATCGGTTGCAAATTCGGATTATGGCGTGATTTCGGAGGAATTCGAACTTATAATCAGAGATATGCGTGGTGGTGCATCCTTTGAGGAGGCTTTGACAAGATTTGAAGAGAGAATGGCATCAGAAAATGTGAGCAGAGTTGTGAAGCAAATGCTGAGGGCAGTAAAATTTGGAGGGAATTTATCGGGAATACTCTACAAGCTGGCTGAGGACTTTTCATTTGAGTACAGAATGAGGCTTGTGGAGTATGTTCAAAAAGTCAATGGGTTAGCATTCGTTTACATGTTTATAAGCGTCGTCATGCCCACAATGCTTGTGGTCGCCGTATTGGCGGCATCAATAATGAATAAAAGATTGATTATGCCCATTCAAGGATTGGCAGTGGTACTGCTTTTTGGCTTTCCAGCAATGGCATTTCTGATGGTTGTGATGATAAAACGCAGTGAGCCGAGGTGA
- a CDS encoding DUF58 domain-containing protein yields MERKFQPTGKAEQLLLALWLSVMVAFFMLRWDMIYLTLPMLWLFFVAMTFFKPRLDVEIKRILPHDRILEGSEIEIRLKIKANERIPSLKIADDLPKGLELVEGKNEFLLSFTRGEEKEVSYKVKVKRGIHEFNFIKLSYQDPFGFFKIEKIIDLYDELIGVPIVEDVVTPYSTKGTKVTVGPLPSPRIGEGVEFHAIREYQPGDPLKIINWKATAKTGKIMSNEYESERKVDVILIVDATYKGESTFDHLIRAAASFMLDCLNSGTSFGLLLAEDVPLWIRVDYGKRHFFKCIDFLSMAKPDKNNMIAYQVEHLVRSRFPARAQILYFSPLITEEGREALKVLYRYGYKVVVISPDPYSALKPKSVEEALALKILQLKRKAHLRKLAAYGIIIDWDVNKSLKTAIAEVVKI; encoded by the coding sequence ATGGAAAGAAAATTCCAGCCTACAGGAAAGGCAGAGCAGCTGTTGCTTGCCTTATGGCTTTCAGTGATGGTAGCTTTTTTCATGCTGCGCTGGGATATGATATACCTTACGCTACCTATGTTGTGGCTCTTTTTTGTTGCAATGACTTTTTTCAAACCAAGGCTTGACGTTGAAATCAAAAGAATTTTGCCTCATGACAGAATTCTTGAAGGGAGTGAAATAGAGATAAGGCTGAAGATTAAGGCAAATGAGAGGATCCCAAGCTTAAAAATAGCTGATGACCTGCCGAAGGGTCTTGAGCTCGTTGAAGGCAAAAACGAGTTTTTGCTCTCCTTTACAAGGGGTGAGGAAAAAGAGGTATCTTATAAAGTCAAAGTCAAACGCGGCATTCATGAGTTTAATTTCATTAAGCTCAGCTATCAAGACCCCTTTGGCTTTTTCAAGATAGAAAAAATAATAGATTTGTACGATGAGCTTATAGGTGTTCCGATAGTTGAAGATGTTGTAACGCCGTACTCAACTAAAGGAACAAAGGTTACAGTTGGGCCTCTGCCTTCTCCAAGAATCGGAGAAGGTGTTGAGTTTCACGCGATTAGAGAATACCAGCCCGGTGATCCGTTAAAGATAATCAACTGGAAAGCAACCGCAAAGACTGGAAAAATAATGAGCAATGAGTATGAAAGCGAGAGAAAAGTTGATGTAATTTTAATCGTCGATGCAACATATAAGGGGGAGAGCACCTTTGATCATCTGATAAGAGCCGCTGCTTCATTCATGCTTGACTGCCTCAACAGTGGAACAAGCTTTGGGCTTTTACTGGCTGAGGACGTTCCATTGTGGATTAGAGTAGATTATGGAAAGAGGCACTTCTTCAAGTGCATTGACTTTTTGAGCATGGCAAAGCCAGATAAGAACAACATGATAGCGTACCAAGTTGAGCATCTGGTTAGGAGCAGATTCCCAGCGAGAGCACAGATCCTATACTTTTCTCCACTCATAACCGAGGAAGGTAGGGAAGCTTTAAAGGTGCTATACCGCTACGGCTACAAAGTGGTTGTCATTAGCCCAGATCCATACTCAGCACTTAAGCCTAAGAGTGTGGAAGAGGCTTTAGCCTTAAAGATCCTCCAGCTTAAGAGAAAAGCCCATTTAAGGAAGCTTGCTGCATATGGTATAATAATAGACTGGGACGTTAATAAATCCCTTAAAACAGCGATAGCGGAGGTAGTTAAAATATGA